The following proteins are encoded in a genomic region of Ostrea edulis chromosome 7, xbOstEdul1.1, whole genome shotgun sequence:
- the LOC125654930 gene encoding uncharacterized protein LOC125654930 isoform X4 gives MSKDHTDADLIQNEIMNVYKDGVYTFRSQRYHLGLGTKYDVCDTPNHLFQAMPINSLCKHTKRNCTKCHKQFRGRRTTKRDEKDSIDSKTVATDTDTRTSGYDSDFDILLSQRGDQSMRSEVSLLNGFPVRVQQTSESEISKDLNNFQNRYQKVFDANRNVHYVHSSLVNKRVKRLKNLNSRPRLKSTYVPTEEYSLEMMNIRSVQHQSLQKYSRNTPFCPIAPPQSRISETTDYQAPHYHLSDYSYSDDNDDEFDEDSYVPVNSPENPDIPRLHLEDDYNDSGDEDDDKETNSNSWSSSTQLYGQKLTTVSDDLNHSEESDDFIPLSVSALKLHNAGKNTTTKPMSRNFPQVCNLTDITEREESNLTRSTKSKVVSETPADVRMSIRIAYKGGGDDVIRELSNISSEEIMVPRWSRQEIDYEVIEENTNAENRESGLSRNSSETRHRVLKGLHTGYTNMYQESMRDIAETIDAAQQAMDFIDQTLASSDSRVDNAPAASPDNGDLPSSGKTLEADKASKDDDDKYLRADQEVTGIDKHLKSLEIESPQFAAFNTCPDKDKDRSHGTMQSTLLTDNSADKQHSGHFIDEEKLSGRRIAEKNAFFVTASNENN, from the coding sequence ATGTCCAAAGACCACACAGATGCGGATTTGATTCAGAATGAAATCATGAATGTCTACAAGGACGGGGTGTACACCTTCAGAAGCCAGAGATATCACCTAGGTCTGGGGACGAAATATGATGTGTGTGACACACCCAACCACTTATTCCAAGCTATGCCCATAAACTCGTTGTGTAAACACACCAAGCGGAACTGCACAAAATGTCATAAGCAATTCAGAGGACGACGAACAACGAAGCGCGACGAAAAGGATTCCATCGATTCCAAAACCGTCGCCACGGACACGGATACCAGAACATCCGGGTACGATTCTGACTTTGACATTCTCCTTAGTCAGCGCGGAGATCAAAGCATGCGCAGTGAGGTATCGTTATTGAATGGGTTTCCCGTGCGGGTGCAGCAGACGTCGgaaagtgaaatatcaaaagatttgaataattttcaaaatcgaTATCAAAAAGTGTTTGATGCCAACCGAAACGTGCACTATGTTCACTCGTCGCTGGTGAACAAACGCGTAAAGCGACTGAAGAATCTGAACTCGCGACCGCGGCTGAAAAGTACGTATGTGCCGACAGAAGAATATTCTTTGGAGATGATGAACATTCGGTCAGTGCAACATCAGTCACTTCAGAAGTACTCGCGGAACACGCCTTTCTGTCCCATCGCCCCTCCCCAGAGTCGCATATCTGAGACCACAGACTACCAAGCCCCACATTATCATCTCTCAGACTATTCCTATTCTGATGACAATGATGACGAATTTGACGAGGACTCGTATGTGCCGGTGAACAGCCCCGAGAATCCAGACATTCCGCGCCTACATTTAGAGGACGATTACAATGACTCGGGCGATGAAGACGACGACAAAGAAACAAATTCCAACTCATGGTCTAGCAGCACTCAGTTATATGGCCAAAAGTTGACGACTGTCTCTGATGATTTAAACCATTCAGAGGAATCGGATGATTTTATACCTCTATCTGTTTCTGCTTTAAAATTACATAACGCGGGAAAAAACACAACAACGAAGCCAATGAGTAGAAATTTTCCTCAAGTATGCAATCTTACAGACATAACCGAGAGAGAGGAGAGCAATCTAACTCGATCCACAAAATCTAAAGTGGTCAGTGAAACTCCAGCGGATGTGCGCATGTCAATACGAATAGCATACAAAGGAGGAGgtgatgacgtcataagagaaCTGAGTAACATATCGTCAGAAGAAATCATGGTTCCTCGGTGGTCAAGGCAAGAGATTGACTACGAGGTCATTGAGGAAAACACTAATGCCGAGAACAGGGAATCCGGATTAAGTAGAAATTCTTCTGAGACCAGGCATCGTGTCCTCAAAGGCTTACACACAGGTTACACCAACATGTACCAGGAATCAATGCGGGATATCGCCGAGACGATCGATGCTGCTCAGCAGGCCATGGACTTTATAGATCAAACTTTGGCCTCCAGCGATAGCAGGGTTGACAATGCCCCTGCTGCCTCTCCCGATAACGGGGATCTTCCCAGCTCGGGTAAGACATTAGAAGCAGACAAAGCGAGCAAAGACGACGATGATAAATATCTGAGAGCAGATCAGGAGGTGACTGGGATTGATAAAcatttgaaaagtttagaaATTGAGAGTCCGCAGTTTGCAGCTTTTAATACTTGCCCTGATAAAGATAAAGACAGATCACACGGCACAATGCAGTCTACATTACTCACAGACAATAGTGCTGATAAACAACACAGCGGGCATTTTATCGACGAAGAGAAACTTTCTGGACGTAGGATTGCGGAGAAGAACGCATTTTTTGTGACAGCCAGTAACGAAAACAACTGA